A portion of the Leptospira licerasiae serovar Varillal str. VAR 010 genome contains these proteins:
- a CDS encoding membrane dipeptidase — translation MNYRSIRRSVFGFVVCTMFFAGSASVFADPYWGTFKKDGCTSIFPGKRQYSAILYGIPSGQSWETTCANMGATINGQVFTKPSRCKNTGLNMWGEFDVLDDSCEANWSATDDGGGYNWTHKNDGCQTSGTYAGKRKYSSRIWNVVGVTWEEACAKLPLTIAGKTYTTPTRCVNTGTTGMWGEWYVADSSCESAPKAYARGAQDSLKRSGTLSGYVDLHTHPMAHLGFGGVIFHGAPFGEPATALADCPSMSNEGHSAGHSRVEAIVQDDIIGALLSTAKHDNRGYASFPYWPANNSYTHQTMYYEWVKRAYEGGLRTMVVLAVNGDYMFGATDNGLPDIIKGIAIATDPIYDLNDMNTLRRQTQAVYDMQTWIDQKSGGAGLGWFRIVKTPAEAQSVIAAGKLAVVLGAEVDYLVDCTTTTCTDAMITQGVQEMYDAGLRYIFPIHLKTNGFGGAGLYNILGSGTKYDCKHYGQDCNVAGLTSYGPKIMKALMKKGMIIDVGHMSARSLDGALTYAEQQSYPGIVTGHTGVYDMANKGNRHEANPTGAALKRIIALGGMIGLIPGQGNLDEVGEWRQNSDGTYISHACGGTTQTFAQSYQYLRNLIGDQAYDGRISVGTDFNGFAHMPGPRYGTRACPGGVSTITQPDSAKVGYPFAPDASIRKAATLSALPSLGKYTFGNRTFDFNTEGAAHIGLMPDFFEDLRQQGLKRSDLEPVYRSADFFTTMWQNAVTRGASIQ, via the coding sequence ATGAATTATCGGTCAATACGAAGGTCCGTATTCGGCTTCGTAGTATGTACGATGTTTTTCGCAGGAAGCGCATCCGTGTTTGCGGATCCTTATTGGGGAACATTCAAGAAGGATGGATGTACTTCCATCTTCCCTGGCAAGCGTCAATACTCAGCGATCCTTTACGGGATACCATCAGGACAGAGTTGGGAAACTACCTGTGCAAATATGGGAGCAACTATTAACGGCCAAGTATTTACTAAGCCTAGTCGTTGTAAGAACACCGGTTTAAATATGTGGGGAGAATTCGATGTACTCGACGATTCCTGTGAAGCTAACTGGTCCGCAACTGATGACGGCGGAGGTTATAACTGGACTCATAAAAATGACGGTTGCCAAACTTCCGGAACTTATGCGGGCAAAAGAAAATATTCTTCCCGTATTTGGAACGTAGTAGGTGTCACTTGGGAAGAAGCATGTGCGAAATTGCCTCTTACAATCGCAGGTAAAACTTATACAACTCCAACTCGTTGTGTGAATACCGGAACCACAGGAATGTGGGGAGAATGGTATGTTGCAGATTCAAGTTGTGAGTCCGCACCAAAAGCGTATGCAAGAGGTGCTCAAGATTCTCTCAAAAGATCAGGAACTCTTTCAGGTTATGTGGATCTTCATACTCACCCGATGGCTCACCTAGGTTTCGGAGGAGTGATCTTCCATGGTGCTCCTTTTGGAGAACCAGCAACCGCACTCGCAGACTGCCCTAGTATGTCTAACGAAGGCCACTCTGCAGGACACTCCAGAGTAGAAGCGATCGTTCAAGACGATATTATAGGTGCGCTTCTTTCCACAGCAAAACATGATAATAGAGGATACGCAAGTTTCCCTTATTGGCCGGCAAACAATAGCTACACTCACCAAACAATGTATTATGAGTGGGTCAAACGTGCCTATGAAGGTGGCCTACGAACTATGGTGGTCCTTGCTGTGAACGGAGATTATATGTTCGGAGCGACAGACAATGGTCTTCCGGATATCATCAAAGGGATCGCTATCGCAACAGATCCAATCTATGATCTAAACGACATGAACACTTTACGTCGCCAGACCCAAGCAGTATATGATATGCAAACTTGGATCGATCAGAAAAGCGGGGGAGCAGGACTTGGATGGTTCCGTATCGTAAAAACTCCTGCAGAAGCGCAAAGTGTGATCGCTGCTGGTAAACTCGCAGTTGTCTTAGGCGCGGAAGTGGATTATCTGGTGGATTGTACGACTACAACTTGTACCGATGCAATGATCACCCAAGGTGTCCAAGAAATGTATGACGCAGGTTTACGTTATATATTCCCGATCCACTTGAAAACCAACGGATTCGGTGGAGCCGGTCTATACAATATCCTCGGAAGCGGGACCAAATACGATTGTAAACACTACGGACAGGATTGTAACGTCGCAGGTTTAACTTCTTACGGACCTAAGATCATGAAAGCTCTGATGAAAAAAGGGATGATCATAGATGTGGGCCATATGTCAGCAAGATCTTTGGATGGAGCCTTAACGTATGCAGAGCAACAATCTTATCCAGGTATTGTAACCGGTCACACCGGCGTGTATGATATGGCGAATAAAGGAAATCGTCATGAGGCGAATCCGACAGGAGCGGCTCTGAAACGTATCATAGCATTAGGTGGAATGATCGGGCTCATCCCAGGGCAAGGAAATTTAGATGAAGTAGGTGAATGGAGACAAAACTCCGACGGTACTTACATCTCTCACGCTTGTGGAGGGACTACTCAGACATTCGCTCAATCCTATCAGTATCTCAGAAATCTGATCGGAGACCAAGCGTATGACGGAAGGATCTCTGTCGGAACCGACTTTAACGGATTCGCTCATATGCCTGGGCCTCGTTACGGAACCCGCGCTTGTCCAGGTGGAGTATCTACGATCACTCAACCTGATTCCGCTAAAGTAGGATATCCTTTTGCTCCGGATGCTTCCATTAGAAAAGCTGCAACTCTTTCAGCTCTTCCTTCTCTCGGAAAATATACATTCGGGAACAGGACATTCGACTTCAATACGGAAGGTGCGGCTCATATCGGGCTTATGCCTGATTTCTTTGAAGATTTAAGACAGCAAGGACTCAAACGTTCCGATTTGGAACCTGTTTATCGTTCTGCTGACTTCTTCACTACTATGTGGCAGAATGCGGTCACAAGAGGTGCAAGCATCCAATAA
- a CDS encoding sensor histidine kinase — MQALLRFLFGLNYRFALRQYRKAKILSSVNFAPVFTRNAYLEILIVLRYVYLILPVIILPFAFYDLVDAFSDAKDNSFILFDLVFYSVFLTMNVLLNSGRLHRADLDRIKLFCRIGVLLLSLTGTCITVVVFPRLPEISLFSTAMFSVAIMFRFPDHTKYFIYAINYAILYGFIYYSGNREPVLLQNPLVTLFLILIFDRVSFLTLANTYLKTQRIIRLNERLREEDTNKSDMISIAVHDLKSPLSGIMSISTILRKNLKSFSDKEKKEILTDIESSSRKILGHIDDLVGIAASGFENIKIDYDIFNINSYIRSTIQNFDYQASLKRIQFHTKFDKEDLKIRSDRKAVASILDNLVSNAVKYSPPGGSIFIHSKLIKDGGDFIEIQIRDEGKGFTDEDKKLLFSRFTRLSAKPTGNEPSTGVGLYAVHRLIELLNAKISLESKPGQGATFTLLFARTKISD; from the coding sequence ATGCAGGCGTTACTTCGGTTTCTTTTCGGGCTTAATTATCGTTTTGCACTTAGGCAGTATAGAAAGGCAAAAATTCTTTCTTCCGTAAATTTTGCCCCCGTATTCACTCGAAATGCATACCTGGAAATTCTGATCGTACTCAGATATGTTTATCTGATCCTGCCCGTCATCATTCTACCTTTTGCGTTCTACGATCTGGTGGATGCATTTTCGGATGCTAAGGACAATTCGTTCATTCTATTCGATCTGGTTTTCTATTCGGTTTTTTTGACAATGAACGTTCTTTTGAATTCGGGTCGATTGCATAGAGCGGATCTGGATCGGATCAAGTTATTTTGCAGGATCGGGGTACTTCTTCTTTCATTGACTGGAACATGTATAACGGTTGTGGTCTTTCCTAGGCTTCCTGAAATTTCTCTCTTCTCTACCGCAATGTTCAGTGTGGCGATCATGTTTAGATTTCCGGACCATACAAAGTATTTTATCTACGCGATCAACTATGCAATCCTATACGGTTTTATTTATTATAGCGGGAATAGAGAACCTGTACTTTTGCAAAACCCTCTTGTAACTCTGTTTTTGATCCTAATCTTTGATCGTGTATCCTTCTTAACTTTGGCGAATACTTATCTTAAAACCCAAAGGATCATCCGTTTGAACGAAAGGTTAAGAGAGGAAGATACGAATAAAAGTGATATGATCAGTATTGCAGTTCACGATCTAAAAAGCCCGCTTTCGGGGATCATGAGTATTAGCACTATCCTTCGTAAAAATCTAAAGTCATTCTCGGATAAGGAGAAGAAGGAGATCCTTACAGACATTGAGAGTTCTTCCCGCAAAATTTTAGGACATATAGACGATCTTGTTGGGATCGCAGCGTCGGGATTCGAGAATATAAAGATCGATTATGATATTTTTAATATAAATTCGTATATTAGATCGACTATACAAAACTTTGATTACCAGGCTTCTCTGAAACGTATCCAATTCCATACTAAATTTGATAAAGAGGATTTAAAGATCCGTTCGGATAGAAAGGCGGTTGCCAGTATTCTGGATAATTTGGTCTCGAATGCTGTGAAATATTCTCCTCCTGGTGGCTCTATATTCATCCATTCTAAATTGATAAAGGATGGCGGCGACTTTATAGAAATCCAGATCCGAGATGAAGGAAAAGGATTCACTGACGAGGATAAAAAACTTTTATTCTCCAGATTCACTCGACTCTCCGCAAAACCTACCGGCAATGAACCTTCTACCGGGGTTGGGCTTTATGCAGTTCATAGATTGATAGAGCTATTGAATGCAAAGATAAGTTTGGAAAGTAAACCCGGACAAGGAGCAACATTCACACTTCTATTTGCTAGAACGAAAATTTCAGATTGA
- the xseA gene encoding exodeoxyribonuclease VII large subunit, translated as MEETKTYSVSEINSIVKQLLTGPDILRNIWIQGEISNYSKSHQGHIYFNLKDPKSLIACTFFSYSNGRYKGKPLENGMEIKAFGAVSVYEPRGQYNLNISKVEELGQGDLLAQIEELKRKLAAQGVFDPERKRKLPAFPWRIGVATSPTGAAIEDIIRISKQRFPNIDILISPCLVQGDGAPESIISAIKQLNDPKWDVDLIIAGRGGGSTEDLMAFNDEKVVLAFAQSRVPIISAVGHQIDSVLSDLAADCFAPTPTAAAEMAVPEMELVESGLAEFEVRLKTALKNQAGNLKEKLRILTNKKAFLDPRSMLNDRILQLDEINSRIHLLGKNYLMSAQNKFSPVSNGLITTFKSQLERKKKEFQLLSGKLEGFSPLGTLKRGYSVVRKKGKKVVTSPTQLEKEEELEVILAEGRIRVSYQGEIQ; from the coding sequence ATGGAAGAAACAAAAACATATTCCGTTTCGGAGATCAATTCCATAGTAAAACAACTTCTGACCGGTCCGGACATTCTACGAAATATCTGGATCCAAGGAGAGATTTCCAATTATTCCAAATCACACCAAGGCCATATTTATTTTAATCTAAAGGATCCCAAATCCTTGATCGCCTGCACTTTTTTCTCCTATAGCAACGGAAGATATAAGGGAAAACCGTTGGAAAATGGGATGGAGATCAAGGCGTTCGGAGCCGTTTCCGTTTACGAACCTAGGGGCCAATATAATTTAAATATTTCTAAAGTAGAAGAGTTGGGACAAGGAGACCTTCTTGCCCAAATAGAAGAATTAAAAAGAAAGCTCGCCGCTCAGGGTGTTTTCGACCCGGAGAGAAAACGTAAACTTCCCGCTTTTCCTTGGAGGATCGGAGTAGCTACTTCCCCTACCGGCGCGGCAATCGAAGATATTATCCGTATTTCTAAACAAAGATTTCCTAATATAGATATTTTGATCTCTCCTTGTTTGGTCCAAGGGGACGGAGCGCCTGAATCCATTATTTCCGCAATCAAACAACTGAATGATCCAAAATGGGATGTGGATCTGATCATTGCCGGTAGAGGTGGTGGGAGCACTGAAGATCTAATGGCGTTTAACGACGAAAAAGTGGTTCTTGCATTTGCACAAAGTCGAGTTCCGATCATTTCCGCAGTGGGCCACCAGATAGATTCCGTTCTCTCTGATCTAGCGGCAGATTGTTTCGCGCCTACCCCCACTGCTGCCGCTGAGATGGCCGTTCCGGAAATGGAACTTGTGGAGTCCGGGCTTGCGGAGTTCGAAGTAAGACTCAAAACAGCTTTAAAAAATCAGGCCGGCAATCTGAAAGAAAAGCTTAGGATACTTACGAATAAAAAAGCATTCTTAGATCCAAGATCGATGTTGAATGATAGGATCTTACAGCTGGATGAGATCAATTCCAGGATACATTTATTGGGTAAAAATTATCTGATGAGCGCTCAGAACAAATTTAGTCCTGTGTCGAATGGGCTCATCACTACTTTTAAATCCCAGCTGGAAAGAAAGAAGAAGGAGTTCCAACTTCTTTCCGGAAAATTAGAGGGCTTTTCTCCATTGGGGACCTTAAAAAGAGGATATTCTGTGGTCCGTAAGAAAGGAAAAAAAGTCGTTACATCTCCAACCCAATTGGAGAAAGAGGAAGAACTAGAGGTTATATTAGCAGAAGGCAGGATTCGGGTTTCGTACCAAGGTGAAATACAATGA
- a CDS encoding DUF2752 domain-containing protein, with product MWDRLRNQHNSLFQAIEARDPKLSDNLGFGKDYKKFLILEAGPISGPVPNFSLRFFLTILFSLIVFLTLTISISFLLPLDTESEHWFTICWWKHLTGWDCPGCGLSRSVICFFRGDFSRSWDYHPFGIPVSILGISGFIIRWNLGKQVWRKILENRNTEIFAYLGVISLFVWYFFKHFD from the coding sequence ATGTGGGACCGGCTGCGAAATCAGCATAATAGTCTGTTCCAGGCTATTGAGGCCCGAGACCCAAAACTTAGCGATAACCTAGGTTTTGGGAAGGACTATAAAAAATTCCTAATATTAGAAGCCGGGCCTATTTCAGGTCCGGTTCCTAATTTTTCACTTCGCTTTTTTTTAACGATTTTATTCTCTTTAATCGTTTTTTTAACTCTTACAATTTCGATTTCCTTTCTGCTTCCGTTGGATACTGAATCGGAGCATTGGTTTACCATCTGTTGGTGGAAACATCTAACAGGCTGGGATTGTCCAGGTTGTGGACTGTCTAGATCCGTGATCTGCTTTTTTAGAGGGGATTTTTCCAGGTCCTGGGATTATCATCCATTCGGAATACCCGTCTCAATTTTAGGAATTTCCGGTTTTATCATCCGCTGGAATCTAGGAAAACAAGTCTGGAGAAAAATTTTAGAAAATCGTAATACTGAAATTTTTGCGTATTTGGGAGTTATTTCACTTTTTGTTTGGTATTTCTTCAAACATTTCGATTAA
- a CDS encoding LytR/AlgR family response regulator transcription factor — MVRAVLVEDDKLMARTIQHYCREAFGKSLISLKTFDELTPALYSIRENPIDLLLLDINLKGQSGYEILKLPEKDSFYTIVISSDKQNAVSAFDFGVLDFVAKPFTRERFIAAIDRMKSASASKADSLRKNSISLKKDGMIEVIRFQDILYLEASGNFTEIHLKSGRKELIRKTMESVLSELNSDFFRSHRSFIINLSEVKKILHGKGNHFKVLLGDSAEVALSRSNYGALKEMLG; from the coding sequence ATGGTGAGAGCTGTTCTAGTCGAAGACGACAAATTGATGGCAAGGACCATCCAGCATTATTGCAGGGAGGCCTTTGGGAAAAGTTTGATTTCCCTTAAGACCTTTGACGAATTGACTCCTGCTCTCTATAGTATAAGGGAGAATCCTATCGACCTTCTTCTTTTAGATATTAATCTGAAAGGACAATCAGGTTATGAGATACTTAAACTACCTGAAAAGGATTCTTTCTATACGATCGTGATCTCTTCGGATAAACAGAATGCAGTAAGTGCATTTGATTTTGGAGTTTTGGATTTTGTAGCTAAACCGTTCACTAGAGAAAGATTTATCGCTGCAATAGATCGTATGAAATCTGCTTCCGCTTCTAAAGCGGACTCTTTACGTAAAAATAGTATCTCTTTAAAAAAGGATGGAATGATTGAAGTTATTCGGTTCCAGGATATTCTATATCTAGAAGCTTCCGGCAATTTTACCGAGATCCATCTCAAGTCTGGTCGCAAAGAATTGATCCGTAAAACAATGGAATCCGTTCTTTCCGAACTCAATTCAGATTTTTTCCGTTCTCATAGATCTTTTATTATCAATTTATCCGAAGTAAAAAAGATACTTCATGGAAAAGGAAATCATTTCAAAGTACTTTTAGGCGATTCCGCAGAAGTTGCTTTATCTAGATCGAATTACGGCGCTCTGAAAGAAATGCTGGGATAA
- a CDS encoding DUF5684 domain-containing protein → MEESSGSGIGLVITAIVYIAILGVFLFSFWKIFEKAGRPGWAGIIPIYNLYVLMEIVGRPGWWLILFFIPCVGIIISILVAIDLAKSFGKTAGYAVLFIFGIGYPILAFSDAKYVGPAAKSA, encoded by the coding sequence ATGGAAGAAAGTTCAGGTTCAGGAATCGGTTTAGTCATAACCGCGATTGTTTATATAGCGATCCTCGGAGTATTCCTATTTTCCTTCTGGAAAATTTTCGAAAAAGCAGGCAGACCTGGTTGGGCAGGGATCATTCCTATCTATAACCTTTATGTATTAATGGAAATCGTCGGTAGACCAGGCTGGTGGCTTATCCTATTTTTCATTCCTTGCGTTGGTATCATCATCAGCATTCTTGTCGCTATCGATTTGGCAAAATCATTCGGTAAAACTGCGGGTTATGCGGTACTTTTCATCTTTGGAATTGGATATCCAATATTAGCATTCTCTGATGCAAAATATGTGGGACCGGCTGCGAAATCAGCATAA
- a CDS encoding exodeoxyribonuclease VII small subunit, giving the protein MSKKTEISFEQALTELEQIAENLERGQLTLEESIKSYERGMELRTLCQSILAEAEGKIEYLSKSGSGETQKKTASPKSETSSRAATPPSDDDELF; this is encoded by the coding sequence ATGAGTAAAAAGACAGAAATTAGTTTTGAACAGGCCTTAACCGAATTGGAGCAGATCGCCGAAAATTTGGAAAGAGGACAATTAACCTTAGAAGAATCCATCAAATCTTATGAAAGAGGAATGGAGCTTAGGACTCTTTGCCAATCTATCTTAGCGGAAGCGGAAGGGAAAATAGAATACCTTTCTAAATCGGGAAGCGGAGAGACCCAGAAGAAAACTGCGAGCCCTAAGTCGGAGACTTCTTCCAGAGCTGCGACCCCGCCGTCGGATGATGACGAGTTATTTTAA
- a CDS encoding AI-2E family transporter, with the protein MSPKEGQETNRKLFNLILGIFCIGTGLLLFVVLRPYFYSALVALILYLATRKQYKQLRRLIGPKFEPLAPWIMIGSVCMIVILPSYFMIRTLIDESLSILFKIRISLSEDKIIDTIMSLNILTDLFTDNPFFWVKLPEIYGDFAKNYIDILNLDSLYAVLSNASSFILGSIDLPAGIIMNLFFSLLLLFFFYQDGKKIERFILDNLPFSTEVEEQVGRKIASAVQTVFKGNLIVSIMQGAGVYILLLFAKISNPFLYASLAAFFSLIPVIGTSVVWLPIGLYLMFIENNIIGASLFMVMGLTLYIVLENVVKPKMLDKKLRIHPLLIFLSLIGGIQEFGIMGLVLGPVAVTMVVILWDFWKLYRKDFFAS; encoded by the coding sequence ATGTCCCCCAAAGAAGGACAGGAAACCAACCGGAAACTTTTTAATCTGATCCTAGGTATATTCTGTATTGGGACGGGACTTCTACTCTTCGTAGTTTTAAGGCCTTATTTTTATTCAGCGCTTGTAGCTTTGATCTTATACTTAGCCACTCGGAAGCAGTATAAACAATTAAGAAGACTTATTGGTCCTAAGTTCGAACCCTTGGCTCCTTGGATCATGATCGGTTCCGTTTGTATGATCGTAATTTTGCCTTCTTATTTTATGATCCGCACTCTGATCGACGAATCTCTTTCCATTCTATTTAAGATTAGGATCTCCCTTTCGGAAGACAAGATTATTGATACGATTATGAGTTTGAATATACTCACGGATCTATTCACTGATAATCCATTTTTTTGGGTCAAACTTCCGGAAATTTACGGGGACTTTGCTAAGAACTACATCGATATTCTGAACTTGGACAGCTTGTACGCCGTTTTAAGTAATGCTTCTTCTTTTATTTTGGGTTCCATTGATCTTCCTGCCGGGATCATCATGAATCTGTTCTTCTCTCTTCTGCTTTTATTCTTCTTCTACCAAGATGGAAAGAAAATAGAAAGATTCATTTTGGACAACTTGCCTTTCTCAACCGAAGTGGAAGAACAAGTGGGAAGAAAGATTGCCTCTGCCGTGCAGACGGTATTTAAAGGAAATCTAATTGTTTCGATCATGCAGGGGGCCGGAGTTTATATTCTTCTTTTATTTGCGAAAATTTCCAATCCGTTCTTATACGCAAGCCTTGCCGCATTCTTTTCATTGATTCCGGTAATCGGAACTTCCGTAGTTTGGTTACCGATCGGACTTTATTTGATGTTCATTGAGAACAATATAATCGGTGCGAGCTTATTCATGGTAATGGGTCTGACCTTGTATATCGTTCTGGAGAACGTGGTAAAACCTAAGATGTTGGACAAAAAACTTAGGATCCATCCTTTGTTGATCTTTTTGTCGTTGATCGGAGGTATCCAAGAGTTCGGGATTATGGGTTTAGTGTTAGGACCTGTTGCGGTCACGATGGTAGTGATCCTTTGGGACTTCTGGAAATTGTACAGAAAAGATTTTTTTGCCAGCTAA
- a CDS encoding membrane dipeptidase, translating to MKSRSLRGPALGVVFLAVFATSTSIFGDPYWGTFKKDGCTGIFPGKRQYSAILYGIPSGQSWETTCANMGATINGQVFTKPSRCKNTGFNEWGEFDLIDDSCEANWAAPDEGGIYNYTHKNDGCQSSGTYAGKRKYSSRLWNIVGLTWEEACAKMPMTIAGKTYTTPHRCVNTGGATGMWGEWYVADSSCETAPQTYSRGANDSLKRTGTLSGYVDLHTHPMANLGFGGVIFHGSPFGPATSALADCPSTSDEGHSAGHSRVEAIVQDDIIGALLGTARHDNRGYASFPYWPANNSYTHQTMYYEWIKRAYEGGMRAMVVLAVNGDYMFGATDNGLPDIIKGIAIATDPVYDLNDMNTLRRQTQAVYDMQAWIDAQSGGPGQGWFRIVKTPAEAQSVISGGKLAVVLGAEVDYLVDCTGSNCNDSMITQGVQELYDLGLRYVFPIHLKTNGFGGAGLYNILGSGTKYDCKHYGQDCNTAGLTTYGQKVLRELMKKGMIIDVGHMSAKSLDGAITFAEQQSYPGIVTGHTGVYDMANKGNRHEANPTGAALKRISTLGGMIGLITGQGNLEEIGEWRQNSDGSYIAHACGGTSQTFAQSYQYLKNLIGDPAYDGRIAIGTDFNGFAHMPGPRYGTRACPGGTSVIAQPEASKVGYPFSPDSSIRLAATLAASPSLGKYSFGNRTFDFNTEGASHIGLMPDFFEDLRQQGLKRSDLEPVYRSADFFTTMWQNAVNRSGSIQ from the coding sequence ATGAAAAGTCGGTCTTTGCGAGGGCCTGCGTTAGGCGTTGTATTCCTGGCTGTTTTTGCTACGAGTACTTCTATTTTTGGCGATCCATATTGGGGAACATTTAAGAAGGACGGTTGTACAGGGATTTTTCCCGGGAAACGTCAATATTCAGCGATTCTTTACGGGATACCATCCGGCCAGAGTTGGGAAACAACTTGTGCCAATATGGGAGCAACAATTAACGGGCAAGTATTTACTAAACCAAGTCGTTGCAAGAACACAGGTTTCAATGAGTGGGGAGAATTCGATCTGATCGACGATTCTTGCGAAGCAAACTGGGCAGCGCCTGACGAAGGTGGTATCTACAACTACACTCATAAGAACGACGGATGCCAATCCTCAGGTACTTATGCGGGTAAAAGAAAATATTCTTCACGTTTATGGAATATAGTAGGTCTGACCTGGGAAGAAGCCTGCGCCAAAATGCCGATGACCATTGCCGGTAAAACGTATACTACTCCTCATAGATGTGTGAATACAGGTGGAGCCACAGGAATGTGGGGAGAATGGTACGTAGCTGATTCCAGTTGCGAAACCGCTCCGCAAACTTACTCCAGAGGAGCGAATGATTCTCTCAAAAGAACTGGAACTCTTTCAGGTTATGTGGACCTTCATACTCACCCAATGGCAAATTTAGGTTTTGGTGGAGTGATCTTCCACGGTTCTCCATTTGGACCGGCAACAAGTGCATTAGCAGACTGTCCAAGCACTTCGGATGAAGGACATTCAGCAGGACACTCTAGGGTAGAAGCTATCGTGCAAGACGATATTATTGGGGCCTTATTAGGAACAGCTCGTCACGACAATAGAGGATATGCAAGTTTCCCCTATTGGCCTGCGAACAATAGCTACACTCACCAGACAATGTATTATGAATGGATCAAACGCGCTTATGAAGGCGGGATGAGAGCCATGGTAGTACTCGCAGTAAACGGCGATTATATGTTTGGAGCAACAGATAACGGACTTCCTGATATCATCAAAGGAATAGCGATCGCTACCGATCCGGTTTACGATCTGAACGATATGAATACTTTACGCAGGCAAACCCAAGCAGTGTATGATATGCAAGCTTGGATCGATGCACAAAGTGGCGGCCCAGGACAGGGCTGGTTTCGTATCGTAAAAACTCCAGCAGAAGCGCAAAGCGTGATCTCCGGCGGTAAACTCGCTGTGGTCTTAGGCGCAGAGGTGGACTATTTAGTCGATTGTACAGGAAGCAACTGTAACGATTCTATGATCACCCAAGGTGTGCAAGAGTTGTACGATCTGGGGCTACGTTATGTTTTCCCGATCCACTTAAAAACCAACGGATTCGGTGGAGCCGGTCTCTATAATATCCTGGGAAGCGGGACCAAATACGATTGTAAACACTACGGTCAAGATTGTAACACTGCCGGCCTAACCACTTATGGACAAAAGGTCCTGAGAGAGTTGATGAAAAAAGGAATGATCATCGACGTAGGCCATATGTCCGCAAAATCTTTAGACGGAGCGATCACTTTCGCAGAACAACAATCCTATCCGGGGATCGTAACCGGTCACACCGGAGTGTACGATATGGCGAATAAGGGAAACCGTCATGAAGCAAATCCGACGGGAGCTGCGCTTAAACGGATCAGCACTTTAGGTGGAATGATCGGACTTATCACAGGACAAGGAAATCTAGAAGAGATAGGAGAGTGGAGACAGAATAGCGACGGTTCTTATATCGCACATGCTTGCGGTGGAACTAGCCAAACATTCGCTCAGTCCTACCAATATCTCAAAAATCTAATAGGTGATCCAGCTTATGACGGAAGGATCGCCATCGGAACGGATTTTAACGGATTTGCTCATATGCCTGGACCTCGTTATGGAACTCGTGCTTGTCCCGGAGGAACATCGGTAATTGCACAACCTGAGGCATCTAAAGTAGGATATCCATTCTCGCCAGATTCTTCCATTAGATTGGCGGCAACTCTTGCCGCATCTCCTTCTCTTGGAAAATACTCCTTCGGGAATAGGACATTCGACTTCAATACGGAAGGTGCATCCCATATTGGGCTCATGCCTGACTTCTTTGAAGATTTGAGACAGCAGGGACTCAAACGTTCCGATCTGGAACCTGTCTATAGATCCGCAGACTTCTTCACTACGATGTGGCAGAATGCGGTCAATAGAAGCGGAAGTATCCAATAA